Proteins encoded within one genomic window of Episyrphus balteatus chromosome 1, idEpiBalt1.1, whole genome shotgun sequence:
- the LOC129906265 gene encoding uncharacterized protein LOC129906265, producing the protein MFHLPKDVRESAILLKKWSSTLRMGKQFPKQFFICELHFHKHQVLRRNKGDAKSLPVLVKGAFPSQNLPKSVVKTNQIRSRRLLSRALSIARSRKSEEHDHGEGNVGEETNRIDNEDEDAENVGGTEDICRGFCNKGIQVNLNPTTVSSLCEKTAKLYFVDTIKHLAKIVGPLIYWPTREQNAKRMPKCFEYFQNVRTILDCTEMKTVTFRCLKCRTGVYSQYKGAATLKVLIGISPSRAINFLSKVASGRSSDKAIINRSDLLSKLEPGDALRVDKGFMIGDELNKAGIEIIRPKFHFEPFSGEDVRRNTRIAAARVHVENKFARLKMFKILSDKTHSFVIPYIDDIMIVLCSL; encoded by the exons ATGTTCCATCTCCCAAAAGATGTTCGGGAGTCTGCTATTCTTTTGAAGAAATGGTCCAGCACTCTTCGGATGGGAAAACAATTTccgaaacaattttttatatgtgAGTTGCATTTCCATAAACATCAAGTCCTGAGGCGAAATAAAGGCGACGCTAAATCACTACCGGTTTTAGTGAAGGGTGCGTTTCCCTCGCAAAACCTTCCCAAATCTGTGGTAAAAACCAATCAAATAAGATCTAGAAGACTTTTGTCTAGAGCTTTGTCCATTGCTAGAAG TCGAAAAAGTGAAGAACATGATCATGGAGAAGGGAATGTCGGAGAAGAAACGAATAGGATTGACAACGAGGATGAGGATGCTGAAAATGTTGGTGGTACTGAAGACATTTGCAGAGGCTTTTGCAATAAAGGCATTCAAGTGAATTTAAATCCAACTACTGTAAGCTCCTTGTGCGAGAAAACAGCTAAACTTTATTTTGTCGATACAATAAAGCATTTAGCCAAAATAGTTGGACCCTTGATATACTGGCCGACAAGGGAACAAAATGCGAAGAGGATGCCTAAATGCTTTGAGTATTTTCAAAATGTAAGGACAATTTTAGACTGCACGGAGATGAAGACGGTAACGTTCCGATGCCTTAAATGTAGAACTGGAGTTTATTCGCAATATAAGGGAGCAGCCACGCTTAAAGTGTTGATTGGAATTTCACCATCGAGAGCTATAAACTTTCTGAGCAAAGTTGCCAGTGGAAGATCTTCGGATAAGGCGATAATTAACCGCTCAGATCTTCTTTCGAAACTGGAACCAGGAGACGCATTAAGGGTCGACAAAGGCTTCATGATCGGCGATGAACTCAATAAAGCGGGAATTGAAATAATAAGACCGAAATTTCATTTCGAACCTTTTTCGGGAGAAGATGTAAGAAGAAACACTAGAATTGCTGCAGCGAGAGTACacgttgaaaataaatttgctaGACTTAAAATGTTCAAGATACTATCAGATAAAACCCATTCATTTGTTATACCATATATAGACGACATTATGATAGTTTTATGCAGTCTGTAA